One segment of Asterias rubens chromosome 2, eAstRub1.3, whole genome shotgun sequence DNA contains the following:
- the LOC117307364 gene encoding protein transport protein Sec61 subunit alpha, which yields MVKFLEVLKPFCAVLPEISKPERKIQFREKVLWTAITLFIFLVCCQIPLFGIMSSDSADPFYWLRVIIASNRGTLMELGISPIVTSGLIMQLLAGAKIIEVGDTPKDRALFNGAQKLFGMIITVGQAIVYVMTGMYGDPAEIGAGICLVIIIQLFVAGLIVLLLDELLQKGYGLGSGISLFIATNVCETIVWRAFSPATVNTGRGTEFEGAVIALFHLLATRTDKVRALREAFYRQNLPNLMNLMATILVFAIVIYFQGFRVDLPIKSARYRGQYSSYPIKLFYTSNIPIILQSTLVSNLYVISQMMAVKFSGNFFVNLLGVWAEAGDSGPHRSYPVGGLCYYMSPPENFGHMMVDPIHAVFYIIFMLGSCAFFSKTWIDVSGSSAKDVAKQLKDQQMVMRGHREKSMIHELNRYIPTAAAFGGLCIGALSVMADLLGAIGSGTGILLAVTIIYQYFEIFVKEQSEMGGMGSLLF from the exons ATGG TTAAGTTCCTAGAAGTATTGAAGCCGTTTTGTGCGGTGCTGCCAGAAATCTCGAAGCCTGAACGAAAG ATCCAATTCAGAGAGAAAGTACTATGGACTGCAATTACGCTGTTCATCTTCTTGGTGTGCTGCcag ATTCCTCTGTTCGGTATCATGTCGTCCGACTCAGCCGATCCCTTCTACTGGCTTCGTGTCATTATTGCATCAAACAGAG GTACCTTGATGGAGTTGGGTATATCACCTATCGTGACATCAGGTCTGATCATGCAACTTCTTGCCGGTGCTAAGATCATCGAGGTTGGAGACACCCCCAAAGATAGAGCACTTTTCAACGGAGCACAAAAAC TGTTTGGTATGATCATTACTGTCGGCCAGGCTATTGTCTATGTCATGACAGGAATGTATGGTGACCCCGCTGAGATTGGTGCCGGTATCTGCCTTGTCATCATCATTCAG ttgTTTGTTGCTGGTCTGATTGTGCTGTTGCTGGATGAACTGCTGCAAAAGGGCTATGGACTCGGGTCTGGTATCTCCCTCTTCATCGCTACCAATGTATGCGAGACTATTGTATGGAGGGCATTTAGTCCGGCCACCGTCAACACCGGCAGAG gTACTGAGTTTGAGGGTGCCGTCATTGCCCTTTTCCATCTGTTGGCCACACGTACCGATAAGGTTCGCGCTCTCCGTGAAGCTTTCTACAGACAGAACCTGCCTAACCTGATGAACCTGATGGCTACCATCTTGGTGTTTGCTATTGTCATCTACTTCCAG GGCTTCCGTGTGGATCTTCCCATCAAGTCAGCTCGTTATCGTGGCCAGTACAGCTCCTACCCCATCAAGTTGTTCTACACATCTAATATACCCATCATTCTACAAAGTACTCTCGTCTCAAACTTATACGTCATATCTCAG atGATGGCTGTAAAGTTTAGCGGCAACTTCTTTGTCAATTTACTCGGTGTTTGGGCG GAAGCGGGCGATTCGGGGCCGCATCGATCGTATCCTGTAGGGGGACTGTGTTACTACATGTCCCCACCGGAGAACTTTGGCCACATGATGGTCGATCCCATACATGCTGTCTTCTACATCATCTTCATGCTTGGATCTTGTGCATTCTTCTCCAAGACGTGGATTGATGTGTCTGGCTCCTCCGCTAAGGAT gTCGCTAAGCAACTGAAGGACCAACAGATGGTGATGAGAGGTCACAGAGAGAAGTCCATGATCCATGAACTCAACAG GTACATCCCAACAGCAGCTGCCTTTGGTGGTCTGTGCATCGGCGCTCTCTCAGTTATGGCCGATCTCCTGGGAGCAATCGGCTCCGGCACGGGTATCTTACTGGCGGTCACCATCATCTACCAATACTTTGAGATCTTTGTCAAGGAGCAGAGTGAGATGGGAGGCATGGGTAGTTTACTCTTCTAG